In one window of Methanoculleus thermophilus DNA:
- a CDS encoding HD domain-containing protein has translation MLEKMLFVAEIGGSMQVDAPFVVDAAELKEKRDGGKYIQLSISDKTGRGTCKVWGTPVQTVEQMEALCHAIRPGEVYRIQGYAKVYNGTCEVNVNDGIANLRAPIPPDGFDPSLFVYAPVDCEAVRQGLARVVAKIEDPGIYSLVSAVIDTTAGFLEAPAAKFHHHAYIGGLAEHTLETAEIALSLANTVSRAEMDLDVLLAGALLHDIGKASCFRRQGFSFVALPEYTLVGHTAIGAAVLLRHSAGVDPSRFAHILHIVMSHHGPHGEIQPRTPEAWAVHFADNASAFLREVLDDASDLAPGEGRQGARCGQSVYRF, from the coding sequence GTGCTTGAGAAGATGCTCTTTGTCGCGGAGATCGGCGGGAGTATGCAGGTCGACGCACCCTTTGTGGTCGACGCTGCAGAACTGAAGGAGAAGAGGGATGGAGGCAAGTATATCCAGCTCTCCATCTCCGATAAGACCGGTCGGGGAACCTGCAAGGTCTGGGGGACGCCCGTTCAGACCGTGGAGCAGATGGAGGCGCTCTGCCACGCGATCCGGCCGGGTGAGGTCTATCGTATCCAGGGTTATGCGAAGGTCTACAACGGGACCTGTGAGGTCAACGTGAATGATGGGATCGCGAACCTTCGAGCCCCGATACCGCCGGACGGCTTCGATCCCTCCCTGTTTGTCTATGCGCCCGTCGACTGCGAAGCTGTCCGGCAGGGGCTCGCCCGCGTGGTCGCGAAGATCGAAGATCCCGGCATATACTCACTCGTCTCCGCTGTCATAGACACCACTGCAGGATTTCTTGAAGCCCCGGCGGCGAAATTTCACCACCATGCCTACATTGGCGGCCTTGCGGAGCATACTCTCGAGACCGCGGAGATTGCGCTCTCGCTTGCGAACACCGTCAGCCGGGCGGAGATGGATCTCGATGTCCTCCTTGCCGGAGCGCTCCTCCACGACATCGGCAAGGCGTCATGCTTCCGTCGTCAGGGGTTCTCGTTCGTCGCGCTCCCCGAGTACACCCTCGTCGGGCATACGGCGATCGGGGCTGCTGTGCTCCTCCGACACTCCGCCGGTGTCGACCCCTCCCGGTTTGCACACATTCTCCATATCGTGATGTCTCATCACGGCCCTCACGGCGAGATCCAGCCCCGGACGCCCGAGGCCTGGGCGGTTCACTTCGCTGATAACGCGAGCGCCTTCCTCCGGGAAGTCCTGGACGACGCCAGCGACCTTGCGCCGGGAGAAGGGCGTCAGGGGGCGCGGTGCGGACAGTCAGTCTATCGATTCTAA
- a CDS encoding YHS domain-containing protein yields the protein MALDPVCKMDVDEATAKYTAEYKGKTYYFCAPGCKKLFERDPEAYLKGE from the coding sequence ATGGCACTTGATCCGGTATGCAAGATGGACGTCGACGAGGCGACCGCGAAGTACACCGCCGAGTACAAGGGGAAGACCTACTACTTCTGCGCCCCCGGGTGCAAGAAACTCTTTGAGCGAGACCCCGAGGCGTATCTGAAAGGGGAGTAA
- a CDS encoding heavy metal translocating P-type ATPase yields MPEEKRTAELKITGMHCASCALNIERALQDRDDVYDARVNLAAETVAIEYDPTKASLTDLERTITDAGYEVVRSEVTARIGGMVCAACAQVIEASLANLEGVYEARVNLATEDAHVVYNPALVTIPDIRAAIEEAGYQYLGLEEEVTEDVEERMREADLRDKFRRFTIGFAVSIPLFFYMLFGMPGAAALPVSINLIMLLITLPVFLYVSTPIFKTAAASLRNRALTMDVMYAMGIGVAYGSSILGTFDIVLTPEFNFYETAVMLAAFLTLGRYLEARAKGRTSEAIKKLIGLRPKTATVIRDGREIETRIEDVVVGDVVLVRPGEMVPVDGVVVGGESSVDESMITGEPIPIDKREGSEVVGGTLNMNGVLRIRAEKIGKDMVLSQIIRLVRDAQGSRPPVERIADVAVSYFIPVVLVIAIGAFLIWYVGLNASLLFALTVLISILVVACPCALGLATPTAVTVGIGRGAELGLLIRNGEALEISEKLTTIVFDKTGTLTRGKPDVTDIVAFGLPEDRLLALAAAVEKNSQHPLGEAVVRRAESAGVAIPASTQFTTYGGLGVSAVVEGTEILIGNQPFLLERGIAIPPKAEMRITAFQDVGKTAILVAAGGELAGIIAIADTLKPTARTAIADLKRMGLSVVMITGDNPRTANAIAREVGITDVHAGVLPQEKAQEVRALQKRGEVVAFVGDGINDAPALAQADVGIAIGSGTDVAIESGDVVLIRDDLVDAVAAVELSRKVMSRIKQNLFWAFAYNAALIPLAAGVLYPVFGITFQPEYAALAMALSSVTVVSLSLLLKRYIPPAKRGILSEVDTHGT; encoded by the coding sequence ATGCCTGAGGAGAAGAGGACGGCCGAGTTGAAGATCACCGGGATGCACTGCGCATCCTGCGCCCTCAATATAGAACGTGCCCTCCAGGATCGGGACGACGTCTACGATGCCCGGGTCAACCTCGCGGCCGAGACGGTCGCCATCGAATATGACCCGACGAAGGCCAGCCTCACGGACCTCGAACGGACAATCACCGATGCCGGTTACGAGGTTGTGAGGAGCGAGGTCACCGCGAGAATCGGCGGGATGGTCTGTGCGGCCTGCGCCCAGGTGATCGAGGCCTCGCTTGCCAACCTCGAGGGGGTCTACGAGGCCCGGGTCAACCTCGCGACAGAGGACGCACACGTCGTCTACAACCCGGCGCTGGTCACGATACCCGATATTCGTGCCGCCATCGAAGAGGCCGGCTACCAGTATCTCGGACTCGAGGAAGAAGTCACCGAGGACGTCGAAGAGAGGATGCGGGAAGCGGACCTCCGGGACAAATTCCGACGGTTCACAATCGGGTTTGCGGTCAGCATCCCGCTCTTTTTCTACATGCTCTTTGGGATGCCCGGCGCGGCTGCCCTCCCGGTCTCGATCAACCTCATCATGCTCCTCATCACCCTGCCAGTCTTTCTCTACGTAAGTACTCCCATATTCAAGACGGCAGCCGCCTCGCTCAGAAATCGGGCGCTGACGATGGACGTCATGTACGCGATGGGAATCGGCGTCGCATACGGTTCAAGTATTCTTGGGACGTTTGATATTGTCCTCACCCCGGAGTTCAACTTCTACGAGACCGCGGTGATGCTTGCGGCCTTCCTGACGCTCGGAAGGTACCTTGAGGCCCGGGCAAAGGGTAGGACGTCCGAAGCCATCAAGAAATTGATAGGGCTTCGCCCGAAGACCGCAACCGTGATCCGGGACGGGCGGGAGATTGAGACGAGGATCGAGGATGTCGTCGTCGGCGACGTCGTCTTGGTCCGGCCTGGAGAGATGGTGCCGGTGGACGGCGTGGTCGTGGGCGGCGAGAGTTCAGTCGACGAGTCCATGATCACCGGCGAGCCCATCCCGATCGACAAGCGGGAGGGAAGCGAGGTCGTCGGCGGCACCCTGAACATGAACGGTGTCCTCCGCATCAGGGCCGAAAAGATCGGGAAGGATATGGTGCTTTCGCAGATCATCAGGCTCGTCCGGGACGCCCAGGGTTCAAGGCCGCCGGTGGAGCGGATCGCCGACGTTGCGGTCTCTTACTTCATCCCGGTCGTGCTCGTGATCGCAATCGGCGCCTTCCTCATCTGGTATGTGGGACTCAACGCCTCGCTTCTCTTTGCGCTCACGGTGCTGATATCCATCCTGGTCGTCGCTTGCCCCTGTGCGCTCGGCCTCGCGACCCCGACCGCCGTGACCGTCGGGATCGGCCGGGGGGCCGAACTCGGGCTGCTGATCAGGAACGGCGAAGCCCTCGAGATTTCAGAGAAACTGACAACGATCGTCTTCGACAAGACCGGGACCCTCACCAGGGGAAAACCCGACGTCACCGATATCGTTGCGTTCGGTCTTCCGGAGGACCGACTTTTAGCGCTCGCCGCGGCGGTCGAGAAGAACTCACAGCATCCGCTCGGGGAAGCGGTCGTAAGGCGGGCGGAGAGTGCCGGCGTTGCGATCCCGGCATCAACGCAGTTTACCACCTACGGCGGCCTGGGGGTCAGCGCCGTTGTGGAAGGGACGGAGATCCTCATCGGGAACCAGCCCTTCCTCCTTGAGCGCGGCATCGCCATCCCGCCGAAGGCCGAGATGAGGATAACCGCATTCCAGGATGTGGGAAAGACCGCAATCCTCGTCGCCGCCGGGGGTGAACTTGCAGGCATCATCGCCATCGCAGACACCCTGAAGCCGACGGCAAGAACGGCTATCGCAGACCTCAAAAGGATGGGTCTATCGGTCGTGATGATCACCGGCGACAACCCGCGGACGGCAAACGCCATCGCACGGGAGGTCGGGATCACGGACGTCCATGCCGGGGTGCTCCCCCAGGAGAAGGCACAGGAGGTCCGGGCCCTCCAGAAGCGGGGGGAGGTCGTGGCGTTTGTGGGCGACGGGATCAACGACGCCCCGGCGCTCGCGCAGGCGGATGTCGGGATCGCCATCGGGAGCGGGACCGATGTCGCCATCGAGAGCGGGGATGTCGTCCTCATCCGCGACGATCTCGTCGACGCCGTCGCGGCCGTCGAACTCTCCAGGAAGGTGATGAGCCGGATCAAGCAGAACCTCTTCTGGGCGTTCGCCTACAATGCCGCCCTGATCCCCCTCGCCGCCGGGGTGCTCTATCCCGTCTTCGGCATCACCTTCCAGCCGGAGTATGCGGCGCTCGCGATGGCGCTCTCGTCGGTGACGGTCGTCTCGCTCTCCCTGCTGCTCAAGAGATATATACCACCAGCGAAGAGAGGGATCTTATCGGAGGTTGATACACATGGCACTTGA
- a CDS encoding HEAT repeat domain-containing protein, with amino-acid sequence MPPYSEVIVVQRKDPPTGEKQYDLERMTSGGDISGLTAALQSGVPAVRRRAALALGSLGEWRGVDPLIRALTDPAPDVREGAANALAMIGTPAVEPLIEILERPKIAAAYGLPREAPEEGLTQIDLLGGPENIPPEKRKLRHRSGIRQHDALGGPEDIREAGGGRARDEEEGLAQHDALGGPEDIRKAGGKVSRDTEEEITQHDLLGGPGDVGTGKTLRHRELAQHDLLGGPEDAKEHERLFPGARRAGAVPEGVLPGAGLRRAYAAVILGEIGDPRVEAPLTRALSDSDPAVQRAARDGLHRFHERRGATTSVPPASR; translated from the coding sequence ATGCCCCCTTATTCTGAGGTGATTGTGGTGCAAAGAAAGGATCCTCCAACGGGGGAGAAGCAATACGATCTTGAGCGTATGACATCAGGGGGGGACATCAGCGGTCTGACCGCTGCGTTGCAGAGCGGCGTTCCGGCCGTCCGCCGACGTGCAGCCCTCGCCCTTGGCTCGCTTGGAGAATGGAGGGGGGTGGATCCCCTTATCCGGGCGCTAACCGATCCGGCGCCAGATGTGCGGGAGGGGGCGGCAAACGCGCTTGCCATGATCGGGACGCCGGCGGTGGAGCCGCTGATCGAGATTCTCGAGCGCCCCAAGATCGCGGCGGCATACGGGTTACCGCGGGAAGCACCCGAGGAGGGCCTTACCCAGATCGACCTCCTCGGCGGCCCTGAGAATATTCCGCCCGAAAAGAGGAAACTCCGGCACAGGAGCGGTATCAGGCAGCACGACGCCCTTGGCGGCCCGGAAGATATCCGCGAGGCGGGGGGCGGAAGAGCCCGCGATGAGGAGGAGGGCCTCGCCCAGCACGATGCTCTTGGCGGTCCGGAGGATATCCGCAAGGCAGGAGGGAAAGTGTCCCGGGATACAGAGGAGGAGATCACCCAGCACGACCTTCTCGGCGGACCGGGCGATGTCGGGACGGGAAAGACTCTCCGGCACCGGGAGCTCGCCCAGCACGACCTCCTCGGCGGCCCGGAGGATGCAAAAGAGCACGAACGGCTCTTCCCTGGAGCGAGGAGGGCCGGTGCCGTACCGGAGGGCGTTCTTCCCGGCGCAGGGCTGCGCCGCGCCTATGCTGCCGTTATCCTTGGAGAAATTGGGGACCCGCGGGTGGAGGCGCCCCTTACCCGGGCCCTCTCCGATAGCGACCCCGCTGTCCAGAGGGCGGCGAGAGACGGACTTCATCGATTCCACGAGAGGCGGGGTGCAACGACGTCTGTCCCGCCTGCCTCGCGTTGA
- a CDS encoding HEAT repeat domain-containing protein produces MNHSRQIPLAVTPLCLVRDAPAGGHAKVIISTVRHTPGTEAKGLEQKSNLPGERQSGRRFNIDLLRANEDVDGLIEALGSDDGLTRQRAALALGDLGGARAVEPLIRALGDPLSAVREAAADSLTLLAGASVEPLIELIVNPEASGRYEESAPTGGPAIVAAPTGQMVEIETRRDLRRVYAAAILGEIGDPSAVEPLTRALKDPNDDLRCQATGAIAKLGRRAVEPLAAMLTDPDPEIRTVAAGILGDIGGATAVEALVKALRDRDPDVQGAAAGALFRMGDLAVDPLIAATKDPDKNVRLYAAGALKYIGDPRAIDALEALARNGDAEEKSVAEDAIEKIRMVRGEAAPSPPTSR; encoded by the coding sequence ATGAACCACTCTCGTCAGATACCTCTCGCCGTTACCCCGCTGTGTCTTGTCCGGGATGCTCCTGCAGGTGGCCATGCAAAAGTTATTATATCGACCGTTCGCCATACCCCGGGCACGGAGGCGAAAGGATTGGAGCAAAAGAGCAATCTTCCTGGAGAGCGACAGAGCGGACGGAGGTTCAACATCGACCTCCTGCGGGCAAATGAGGACGTCGACGGCCTGATCGAGGCGTTAGGGAGCGATGACGGCCTGACCCGGCAGCGGGCCGCTCTTGCTCTCGGTGACCTCGGGGGGGCGCGGGCGGTCGAACCGCTCATCCGTGCCCTCGGCGACCCGCTCTCGGCGGTGCGGGAAGCGGCGGCGGACTCGCTCACTCTGCTTGCAGGCGCGTCGGTCGAGCCGTTGATCGAACTCATCGTGAATCCTGAGGCGTCCGGGAGGTATGAGGAGTCGGCGCCCACCGGGGGACCGGCTATTGTGGCCGCACCCACCGGTCAGATGGTGGAGATCGAGACCCGGCGAGACCTCCGGCGGGTCTACGCTGCCGCCATCCTCGGCGAGATCGGGGATCCGTCTGCGGTGGAGCCGCTCACCCGGGCGCTCAAGGATCCAAACGACGATCTGCGGTGTCAGGCGACCGGAGCCATAGCAAAGTTAGGTCGGAGAGCAGTTGAGCCGCTCGCTGCGATGCTCACCGACCCGGACCCCGAGATACGAACCGTCGCGGCCGGGATCCTCGGCGATATCGGAGGGGCGACCGCGGTCGAAGCGCTCGTCAAAGCCCTCCGCGACAGAGATCCCGACGTTCAAGGGGCGGCTGCGGGCGCTCTCTTCCGGATGGGTGATCTTGCGGTGGATCCGCTTATTGCGGCGACGAAGGACCCCGACAAGAACGTCAGGCTCTACGCGGCAGGGGCGCTCAAGTACATCGGCGACCCTCGGGCGATCGACGCCCTCGAGGCTCTCGCCCGGAACGGCGATGCGGAGGAGAAGAGCGTCGCGGAGGATGCCATCGAGAAGATTCGGATGGTCCGGGGCGAAGCCGCGCCATCGCCGCCGACGTCTCGGTGA
- the hisD gene encoding histidinol dehydrogenase: MWQALDIETWIAGRRSDLDRVKGPVSEIIARVRAEGDAALVDLTKRFDGIDLDEIAVSDDEREAAYDQVDARLVESLVEAEARISQFHELQRGRDLWLQEMEPGITLGVKTTPLSRVGAYVPGGRAAYPSTALMCTVPATVAGVAEICCCTPPPINPITLVALDIAGVDEIYRVGGAQAIAAMAIGTETIPKVEKIVGPGNVYVTAAKMLLRDEAEIDFPAGPSEIAILADGTANPTFVAADILAQAEHDPNAACVLVTTDAGVADRVGAEVRRMAGEAKRQEIVVKALEHSGYIIVGDLDEAVATVDGIAPEHLSIQVADPLSVINRIRSAGSIFVGPYAAVACGDYASGTNHVLPTAGYARLYSGLDVNHFCRRSTVQMITREGLEAIGDVVETIADAEGLHAHAESVRVRRRVRVRRRG, encoded by the coding sequence ATGTGGCAAGCCCTGGATATCGAGACCTGGATTGCCGGCCGGAGGTCGGACCTCGACCGGGTGAAAGGACCGGTCTCCGAGATCATTGCACGGGTGCGGGCGGAGGGCGATGCGGCCCTCGTTGACCTGACAAAGAGGTTTGATGGGATCGATCTCGATGAGATCGCGGTCTCCGATGATGAGCGGGAGGCGGCCTACGACCAGGTGGATGCACGCCTCGTCGAGAGCCTCGTGGAGGCGGAGGCGCGGATCAGCCAGTTCCACGAACTGCAGCGCGGACGCGACCTCTGGTTGCAGGAGATGGAGCCCGGGATCACGCTCGGGGTCAAGACGACACCCCTCTCCCGGGTGGGTGCGTACGTCCCCGGCGGACGGGCGGCGTACCCCTCAACGGCGCTGATGTGCACCGTCCCTGCAACGGTCGCCGGGGTTGCGGAGATCTGCTGCTGCACCCCGCCGCCAATCAACCCGATCACGCTTGTCGCGCTTGATATCGCCGGGGTCGACGAGATCTACCGGGTCGGCGGCGCCCAGGCGATCGCGGCGATGGCGATTGGGACCGAGACGATACCAAAGGTGGAGAAGATCGTCGGCCCGGGGAACGTCTACGTCACCGCCGCGAAGATGCTTCTGCGCGACGAGGCCGAGATCGACTTTCCCGCGGGGCCGAGCGAGATCGCGATCCTCGCCGACGGCACGGCGAACCCGACCTTCGTCGCGGCCGATATCCTCGCTCAGGCCGAGCACGACCCGAACGCCGCCTGCGTGCTTGTGACGACCGATGCGGGAGTCGCCGACCGCGTCGGCGCCGAGGTGAGGCGGATGGCGGGGGAGGCAAAGCGTCAAGAGATCGTCGTAAAGGCGCTTGAACACTCGGGGTACATCATCGTCGGTGACCTTGACGAGGCGGTCGCGACCGTCGATGGGATCGCTCCCGAGCACCTCTCGATCCAGGTGGCCGACCCGCTCTCGGTCATCAACCGCATCCGGAGCGCCGGGTCGATCTTCGTCGGTCCCTACGCGGCGGTGGCCTGCGGCGACTATGCCTCCGGAACAAACCACGTCCTCCCGACGGCCGGCTACGCCCGGCTCTACTCAGGCCTCGACGTAAACCACTTCTGCCGACGCTCGACGGTCCAGATGATCACGCGGGAGGGGCTTGAGGCCATCGGCGACGTGGTGGAGACGATCGCCGATGCTGAGGGGCTCCACGCTCACGCGGAGTCGGTGCGGGTGCGGAGAAGAGTGCGGGTGCGGAGAAGAGGATAG
- a CDS encoding substrate-binding domain-containing protein encodes MKTNATLLMAGAITILFILALAAGCTTPAPGGNETPAGTATPAPAGGANVLRIATTTSLENTGLLAELERVYESETRVDLQFIAQGTGQSIDSGRRGDVDLVLVHSPDLEQQFIDEGYGINPRCIAYNYFIIVGPASDPAGIANMTPVEAFQTIYAAGTNGTAGVAFVSRGDNSGTHNQEKALWEEAGYDYETEIVDSGAWYVEAGKGMGDTLILANEQQAYTLSDEGTYLSFADRLDLVPVIAEGAELLNRYSAIAVNPAMHPGVNAQGAADFINWLTTNETKQMIGEFGAEEFGKPLFTPLYAPECTEPPFNCTCAEPVPTPT; translated from the coding sequence ATGAAGACGAATGCAACTCTTCTGATGGCGGGGGCCATCACGATCCTCTTCATCCTCGCTCTCGCTGCGGGATGCACCACCCCGGCGCCGGGCGGAAACGAGACCCCGGCCGGAACGGCGACACCCGCTCCCGCCGGCGGGGCGAACGTGCTCCGGATAGCCACCACGACAAGCCTTGAGAACACCGGGCTGCTTGCGGAGCTCGAACGAGTTTACGAGAGCGAGACCAGAGTGGACCTTCAGTTCATCGCTCAGGGAACCGGACAGTCCATCGACTCGGGCAGGCGCGGCGATGTCGATCTCGTCCTCGTTCACTCCCCGGATCTCGAGCAGCAGTTCATCGACGAAGGCTACGGCATCAACCCGCGATGCATCGCCTACAACTACTTCATCATCGTCGGCCCGGCGTCCGACCCGGCCGGGATTGCGAACATGACCCCGGTGGAGGCCTTCCAGACGATCTACGCCGCCGGTACGAACGGGACGGCAGGCGTCGCCTTCGTCTCCCGCGGCGACAACTCCGGGACCCACAACCAGGAGAAGGCGCTCTGGGAGGAGGCGGGCTACGACTATGAGACCGAGATCGTTGACTCCGGAGCCTGGTACGTCGAGGCGGGCAAGGGCATGGGCGACACCCTGATCCTTGCAAACGAGCAGCAGGCCTACACGCTCTCTGATGAGGGGACCTACCTCTCATTTGCCGATCGCCTCGATCTCGTGCCGGTCATCGCCGAAGGGGCCGAACTTCTCAATCGCTACAGTGCGATTGCGGTCAATCCCGCAATGCATCCGGGTGTGAACGCGCAGGGTGCCGCGGACTTCATCAACTGGCTCACCACGAACGAGACTAAGCAGATGATCGGTGAGTTCGGTGCCGAGGAGTTCGGTAAACCGCTCTTTACGCCGCTTTATGCCCCAGAATGCACGGAGCCGCCGTTCAACTGCACCTGCGCGGAGCCGGTGCCCACCCCAACTTAA